In a single window of the Sediminicoccus sp. KRV36 genome:
- a CDS encoding hemin uptake protein HemP, producing the protein MKPEPKAPTPLATAPPPRRLVLEAEILFRDGPEVEIRHNDDTYRLRRTRGGKLILTK; encoded by the coding sequence ATGAAGCCTGAGCCGAAAGCCCCAACCCCCTTGGCCACCGCGCCGCCACCACGCCGACTGGTGCTGGAGGCGGAAATTCTCTTCCGCGACGGCCCGGAGGTGGAGATCCGGCACAATGACGACACCTACCGCCTGCGCCGCACCCGTGGCGGAAAACTGATCCTTACGAAGTGA
- a CDS encoding TonB-dependent hemoglobin/transferrin/lactoferrin family receptor, translating to MFRLPSVLAWSKALALSTALISPGLIFPGLVSRALAQTPATQPAATPLDAVTTTATRTPQVAGDSAVSISVIQREQIMLQQARSPVELLRDIPGVEISGAPRTTALQPTIRGLGDERIVLRVDGVRNNFNAGHRGRTFIDPELLRQVEVLRGPASSLYGSGAIGGVITFRTLEPEDVIRAGNPVGGFLSTGYQSQGAGARGLGVMAARAGDFSTLAAASGFRNGQFRDGEDRIIRFSGDSVSSLLGKLNWTPGFHRLQLNASRFEDHHQIPIAANTATTTGIAERTTLQESVSFRYGYANPALPLLEPSFTIYNNRVELNEARIAAPYAQDRTRLNTMGLDAQNISRFSLFGAERHTLVAGVEYYRDEQRGLQNGRPRGQFPSANQDVLGLFVQDEIKLGAWTLTPGVRFDRFQQERGGGGNSLDSSRASPRVTLAWQATEWLQPYLSYAEAFRAPSMTELYVGGQHFPGNFFVPNPNLRPETATTYEAGVDLRFRDVLREGDRLRGRVAMFRNNIADFIEQTVRATTTTSANIGQARIEGIEAELQYDSGAWFAGLGAAALRGTNEETGRPLASVPAHRITLNGGHRFQQQGVVLGSRLALTDAQDRLPDSTSYRVTAASAVWDLYASWQPEFAPNLRLDVSANNLLDATYRRSNWNSVPTPAFAEVGRNIRVALRASF from the coding sequence GTGTTCCGTCTCCCATCCGTCCTGGCCTGGTCCAAGGCTCTTGCCCTGTCCACGGCCCTGATCTCTCCCGGCCTCATTTTCCCGGGCCTCGTCTCCCGGGCCCTGGCGCAAACCCCCGCCACCCAGCCCGCCGCGACCCCGCTGGATGCCGTCACCACCACGGCCACGCGCACGCCGCAGGTGGCTGGCGATTCGGCCGTCTCCATCTCGGTGATTCAGCGGGAGCAGATCATGCTCCAGCAGGCCCGCTCGCCGGTGGAATTGCTGCGCGACATTCCCGGCGTCGAGATTTCCGGCGCGCCGCGCACCACGGCGTTGCAGCCGACGATCCGCGGCCTGGGCGATGAGCGCATCGTGCTGCGCGTGGATGGCGTCCGGAACAACTTCAATGCCGGCCATCGCGGCCGCACCTTCATCGATCCGGAGCTGCTCCGCCAGGTCGAGGTGCTGCGCGGCCCTGCCTCCTCGCTCTACGGTTCGGGCGCGATCGGCGGCGTCATCACCTTCCGCACGCTGGAGCCCGAGGATGTCATTCGCGCCGGCAATCCGGTGGGTGGCTTTCTCTCGACGGGCTATCAGTCCCAGGGGGCAGGGGCACGGGGCCTGGGCGTCATGGCGGCGCGCGCGGGGGATTTCTCGACCCTCGCTGCGGCATCGGGCTTCCGCAATGGCCAGTTCCGCGATGGTGAGGATCGCATCATCCGCTTCAGCGGGGACAGTGTCTCCTCGTTGCTGGGCAAGCTGAACTGGACGCCGGGCTTTCATCGCCTCCAACTCAATGCCAGCCGCTTCGAGGATCATCACCAGATCCCGATCGCGGCGAACACCGCGACCACGACTGGCATCGCCGAGCGCACGACGCTCCAGGAAAGCGTCTCCTTTCGCTACGGCTACGCCAATCCCGCGCTGCCGCTGCTTGAGCCCAGCTTCACCATCTACAACAACCGCGTCGAGCTGAATGAGGCGCGCATCGCCGCCCCTTACGCGCAGGATCGCACGCGGCTGAACACCATGGGCCTGGATGCCCAGAACATCTCCCGCTTCTCCCTGTTTGGCGCCGAGCGCCATACGCTGGTGGCGGGGGTGGAGTATTACCGGGACGAGCAGCGCGGCCTGCAGAATGGGCGCCCGCGCGGGCAATTCCCCTCGGCCAACCAGGATGTGCTGGGGCTGTTCGTGCAGGATGAAATCAAGCTCGGCGCCTGGACGCTGACGCCTGGCGTGCGCTTCGATCGCTTCCAGCAGGAGCGGGGCGGCGGCGGCAACTCGCTCGACAGCAGCCGCGCTTCGCCACGCGTCACCCTCGCCTGGCAGGCGACCGAGTGGTTGCAGCCCTACCTCTCCTATGCCGAGGCCTTCCGCGCGCCCTCGATGACCGAGCTTTATGTGGGCGGGCAGCATTTCCCCGGCAATTTCTTCGTGCCCAACCCCAACCTCCGCCCGGAAACCGCCACGACGTATGAGGCTGGTGTCGATCTGCGCTTCCGCGACGTGCTGCGGGAGGGCGACCGGCTGCGCGGCCGCGTCGCCATGTTCCGCAACAACATCGCCGACTTCATCGAGCAGACGGTGCGCGCCACCACGACCACCAGCGCCAATATCGGTCAGGCCCGCATCGAGGGCATCGAGGCGGAGCTGCAATATGACAGCGGCGCCTGGTTCGCGGGCCTGGGCGCGGCGGCGCTGCGCGGCACGAATGAGGAGACGGGCCGCCCGCTCGCCTCGGTGCCGGCGCATCGCATCACCCTGAATGGCGGCCATCGGTTCCAGCAGCAGGGTGTGGTGCTCGGCTCACGCCTCGCCTTGACGGATGCGCAGGACCGGCTGCCCGACAGCACCAGCTACCGCGTCACCGCGGCCTCCGCCGTGTGGGATCTCTATGCGTCCTGGCAGCCGGAATTCGCGCCGAACCTGCGGCTGGATGTGAGTGCGAACAACCTGCTGGACGCCACTTACCGGCGCTCCAACTGGAACTCCGTGCCCACGCCGGCCTTCGCGGAAGTCGGGCGCAACATCCGTGTGGCGCTGCGGGCGAGCTTCTGA
- a CDS encoding energy transducer TonB — MPAVRQNRLPGGATGASLALHLGAGLWLALGSPPQGGRPQPERVVEMAFMALPDASEAVDATAAGATLSEALPEEPALVEAAPEPTASEAAPSPAPPTPHSADAEPQPQAPEIQQAALPEQAAPPPMAEHADLQEPTPPPQEAEPAAATPQPVAAIPPRPTPPPLAANPPVPRPARPASAPARAASRRLPREATPSGAPEAAMAPPVATPAAFGPPPLITQARYRHPPTPPAYPPRALSFGVSGTVLVRALVGADGETRELRLHRSSGHAELDHAALSAVRGWAFAAATQGGQPIEAWVEVPVRFRLDD; from the coding sequence ATGCCGGCGGTGCGGCAAAACCGGCTTCCCGGTGGTGCGACGGGCGCCTCGCTCGCGCTCCATCTGGGGGCCGGGCTTTGGCTCGCACTGGGCAGCCCGCCGCAGGGTGGGCGGCCGCAGCCGGAACGCGTGGTGGAGATGGCGTTCATGGCGCTGCCTGACGCAAGCGAGGCCGTGGATGCCACGGCCGCCGGGGCCACGCTGAGCGAAGCCCTGCCGGAGGAGCCAGCGCTGGTGGAGGCCGCGCCTGAACCCACGGCATCCGAGGCTGCGCCAAGCCCGGCCCCGCCGACACCGCACTCGGCCGATGCGGAGCCGCAGCCCCAGGCGCCCGAGATCCAGCAAGCCGCCCTGCCGGAGCAGGCGGCCCCGCCACCCATGGCAGAACATGCTGATCTCCAGGAGCCCACGCCGCCCCCCCAGGAGGCCGAGCCAGCGGCCGCAACGCCACAGCCCGTCGCAGCCATTCCGCCCAGGCCCACGCCGCCCCCCCTGGCCGCCAACCCGCCCGTGCCGCGCCCCGCCCGCCCGGCCAGCGCCCCGGCGCGCGCGGCGTCCCGCCGCCTGCCACGGGAGGCCACGCCCAGTGGCGCGCCTGAGGCCGCCATGGCGCCCCCCGTCGCTACGCCGGCGGCGTTCGGGCCGCCCCCCTTGATCACCCAGGCCCGCTATCGCCACCCGCCGACGCCGCCGGCCTATCCGCCGCGCGCGCTGTCCTTTGGCGTCTCCGGCACGGTGCTGGTCCGCGCGCTGGTCGGCGCTGATGGCGAGACGCGCGAGCTGCGCCTGCATCGCTCCTCCGGCCATGCCGAGCTGGATCACGCCGCACTCTCCGCCGTGCGGGGCTGGGCCTTTGCCGCGGCCACGCAGGGCGGCCAGCCCATCGAAGCCTGGGTGGAGGTGCCGGTGCGCTTCCGCCTCGACGATTGA
- a CDS encoding ChuX/HutX family heme-like substrate-binding protein, with translation MDLDTRYQALMQQEPRLRIRDAAVRLGSTEAALVALGGATPLRPEWPALFAAFPSLGGIMALTRNDHAVHERHGRFEEVSSGPGHILVTGPDIDLRLFPGRWAHAFALAGERPSLQIFDTDGHAVHKIFATAMTDRDAWASLVASFTTSVAAPVPQSAPPRALPPAEGEVDARALRSDWLGLRDTHEFFALLRRHKATRRQALRLAGEDLAQPLAPSAARIALELAAAREVPIMVFVGNRGAIQIHTGPVQRLAATPGWFNVLDPTFNLHLREAGVAEAWRVVKPTDDGAVTSLELLDAEGETIALLFGARKPGQAEREDWRSLVADVAEAQALEAAS, from the coding sequence ATGGACCTCGACACACGTTACCAGGCGCTGATGCAGCAGGAACCGCGGCTGCGCATCCGCGACGCCGCCGTCCGGCTCGGCAGCACCGAAGCCGCGCTGGTTGCGCTGGGTGGCGCCACCCCGCTGCGGCCAGAATGGCCGGCGCTCTTTGCCGCCTTTCCGTCACTCGGCGGCATCATGGCGCTGACCCGCAATGACCACGCGGTGCATGAGCGGCATGGGCGCTTCGAGGAGGTCTCCTCCGGCCCCGGCCATATCCTCGTGACCGGGCCGGATATTGACCTGCGGCTGTTTCCCGGCCGCTGGGCGCATGCCTTCGCCCTGGCGGGTGAGCGGCCCTCGCTGCAGATCTTCGACACGGACGGCCACGCCGTGCACAAGATCTTCGCGACGGCGATGACCGATCGCGATGCCTGGGCCAGTCTGGTGGCCAGCTTCACCACCAGCGTCGCGGCGCCAGTGCCGCAAAGCGCCCCGCCCCGCGCCCTGCCGCCGGCCGAGGGCGAGGTGGATGCCCGCGCGCTGCGCAGCGACTGGCTGGGCCTGCGTGACACGCATGAATTCTTCGCCCTGCTGCGCCGCCACAAGGCGACCCGCCGCCAGGCGCTGCGCCTGGCCGGCGAGGATCTGGCCCAGCCGCTGGCGCCATCCGCCGCGCGCATCGCGCTGGAGCTGGCCGCAGCGCGTGAGGTGCCGATCATGGTGTTTGTCGGCAATCGCGGCGCCATCCAGATCCATACCGGCCCCGTCCAGCGCCTTGCGGCCACGCCGGGCTGGTTCAACGTGCTGGACCCCACCTTCAATTTGCATCTGCGCGAAGCGGGCGTTGCCGAAGCCTGGCGCGTGGTGAAACCCACCGATGACGGCGCGGTGACCAGCCTCGAATTGCTGGATGCCGAAGGGGAGACCATTGCCCTGCTGTTCGGCGCCCGTAAGCCGGGCCAGGCGGAGCGCGAGGACTGGCGCAGCCTGGTGGCGGACGTGGCCGAGGCGCAGGCGCTGGAAGCCGCATCGTGA
- a CDS encoding ABC transporter substrate-binding protein, with product MISRRSLPALLLAVSPLAMLPLARPATALPGRIAVAGGGVAEMLCALGLESRICGADSTAQHPAALRALPQLGYQRALSAEGVLSLRPDILVHAHEAGPPAVLAQLRAAGLRLLGVPRVADAEGLVAAIQMLGQELGADPAPVTTALREDFAALAAMLPREPEPRALFLLSAGNGAPQASGRGTAAAAMFGLAGIRNVLQAYEGYRPLSPEAALGLGVDWLVAPKHSVEARGGRVAFLAQPQVALLPAARAGRLYTDDSLYLLGFGPRTAHAARDLAAALHGVTLPPLPERPWL from the coding sequence GTGATCAGCCGGCGCAGCCTGCCCGCCCTGCTGCTGGCCGTATCCCCCCTGGCCATGCTTCCCCTGGCGCGGCCCGCCACGGCGCTGCCGGGGCGCATCGCCGTGGCGGGCGGCGGTGTCGCGGAAATGCTCTGCGCGCTCGGTCTGGAATCGCGCATTTGCGGTGCGGATTCGACCGCGCAGCATCCGGCGGCGCTGCGCGCGCTGCCGCAACTGGGCTACCAGCGGGCGCTCTCGGCCGAGGGCGTGCTCTCGCTGCGGCCGGACATCCTGGTGCATGCGCATGAGGCCGGACCGCCCGCGGTGCTCGCGCAGCTGCGCGCGGCCGGGTTGCGGCTGCTGGGCGTGCCGCGCGTGGCCGATGCCGAGGGGCTGGTGGCCGCCATCCAGATGCTGGGCCAGGAACTCGGCGCTGATCCGGCGCCTGTCACCACGGCCCTGCGGGAGGATTTCGCCGCTCTGGCGGCCATGTTGCCGCGGGAGCCGGAGCCCCGCGCGCTGTTCCTGCTCTCGGCCGGGAATGGCGCGCCGCAGGCCTCCGGGCGGGGCACCGCGGCCGCCGCGATGTTCGGCCTCGCTGGCATTCGCAATGTCCTGCAGGCCTATGAGGGCTATCGCCCGCTCTCGCCCGAGGCGGCGCTGGGCCTGGGCGTGGATTGGCTGGTGGCGCCGAAGCATAGCGTGGAGGCGCGTGGCGGCCGCGTCGCCTTCCTGGCGCAGCCGCAGGTGGCCCTGCTGCCCGCGGCGCGCGCCGGGCGGCTCTACACGGATGACAGCCTTTATCTGCTGGGTTTCGGCCCGCGCACGGCCCATGCGGCGCGTGACCTGGCCGCAGCGCTGCATGGCGTGACGCTGCCGCCGCTGCCGGAGCGCCCCTGGTTGTGA